A window of the Egibacter rhizosphaerae genome harbors these coding sequences:
- a CDS encoding head GIN domain-containing protein — protein MRVTLLLLIVGALLVGGCTVPRASLGPEESHSVPVTDVDALRVSGGTTVEVTLGEEPSLELSGPRRSLRRVTVEVEGDRLSIRPGRTFWWGDAGHIRATLTLPDLAAIDASGAAEVDVAGDLEGHGVDVRASGASDVRAGVTASTTQVRAGGASSIALVGESGDLEARASGSSTLDLGAFETERAAVEASGSSDVAVQTLEELDIEASGASSVEYAGDPGVRQNLSGASEARPTASRSDR, from the coding sequence GTGCGGGTCACCTTGCTGCTGCTCATCGTCGGCGCCCTCCTCGTGGGTGGCTGCACCGTGCCCAGGGCGTCGCTTGGGCCCGAGGAATCCCACAGCGTGCCCGTCACCGACGTGGACGCCCTGCGGGTCAGCGGGGGAACCACCGTCGAGGTCACGCTCGGTGAGGAACCCTCGCTGGAACTCAGCGGGCCCCGGCGGTCGCTGCGGCGGGTGACGGTCGAGGTGGAGGGCGACCGGCTCTCGATCCGTCCGGGCCGGACGTTCTGGTGGGGCGACGCGGGGCACATCCGGGCGACCCTCACCCTCCCGGACCTCGCCGCCATCGACGCGTCCGGGGCCGCCGAGGTGGACGTCGCAGGCGATCTGGAGGGCCATGGGGTCGACGTGCGGGCGTCCGGAGCCAGCGATGTCCGCGCCGGTGTCACGGCGAGCACGACGCAGGTGCGTGCGGGGGGTGCCTCGAGCATCGCGCTGGTGGGCGAATCGGGGGACCTCGAGGCTCGTGCCAGCGGGTCGAGCACCCTCGATCTCGGCGCGTTCGAGACCGAACGAGCCGCCGTGGAGGCCAGCGGCTCGTCGGACGTCGCGGTGCAGACGCTCGAGGAGCTGGACATCGAGGCCTCCGGCGCCTCCTCGGTCGAGTACGCCGGCGATCCGGGGGTGCGCCAGAACCTGAGCGGCGCCTCCGAGGCGCGGCCCACCGCGAGTCGGTCCGACCGGTAG